From the genome of Clostridia bacterium, one region includes:
- a CDS encoding cation transporter, with protein sequence MKEVKNIFTAFILNLIFSVFEFFGGIYTGSVAVISDSVHDLGDALSIGLSYFLEKKSRKQPDEKYTYGYLRYSLLGGLITTLILIQGSVIVIINAGLRLVYPKEINYEGMIIFAVIGLIVNAAGAFVTHGGSSLNQRAVNLHMLEDVSGWAVVLIGAVIMKFTKITVLDPLMSIGVAVFIFYNSIKSFKKIIEVFLEKTPHNLECENIRKEILEINGVINVHHMHIWSMDGVNNYATMHIVTSNDFKVIKKEVKEKLYQYDIHHATLELEDENEECLSKECKTKDNKCSHCHHHH encoded by the coding sequence ATGAAAGAAGTAAAAAATATTTTTACAGCATTTATATTAAACCTGATATTTTCAGTTTTTGAGTTTTTCGGGGGGATATATACGGGAAGTGTTGCTGTTATATCAGATTCTGTTCATGATTTAGGGGATGCACTAAGCATCGGTTTATCCTATTTTCTTGAAAAAAAGAGCAGAAAACAGCCTGATGAAAAGTACACTTACGGATATTTAAGATATTCGCTTTTAGGAGGGCTTATTACTACTTTAATACTTATACAAGGCTCAGTTATAGTTATAATAAATGCAGGTTTAAGATTAGTATACCCTAAAGAAATAAACTATGAGGGAATGATTATTTTTGCTGTTATCGGTCTGATAGTAAACGCTGCCGGTGCGTTTGTTACCCATGGGGGAAGTTCTCTTAATCAAAGGGCAGTAAATCTTCATATGTTAGAGGATGTGTCAGGCTGGGCAGTGGTGCTAATCGGTGCAGTTATAATGAAGTTTACAAAAATTACAGTTTTAGACCCTTTAATGTCCATAGGGGTTGCAGTTTTTATATTCTATAATTCCATAAAAAGTTTTAAAAAGATAATAGAGGTATTTTTAGAAAAAACACCTCATAATTTAGAATGTGAAAATATAAGAAAAGAAATTTTGGAAATTAACGGAGTTATTAATGTTCATCATATGCACATATGGAGTATGGACGGAGTAAATAACTATGCTACCATGCATATAGTTACATCAAATGATTTTAAAGTTATAAAAAAAGAAGTAAAAGAAAAACTTTATCAATATGATATACACCATGCAACTTT